Within Agelaius phoeniceus isolate bAgePho1 chromosome 22, bAgePho1.hap1, whole genome shotgun sequence, the genomic segment GGCTCTGGTGTGTAGGCTGGGTGCTTTGAGACGAGATTCTCAACATGCAAAATTGAACTTGGTCagtgaaattaaagaaaattacagtATGAATGTGGACACAAAGCTGGGGGGAAGATGATAAAGTAGAAACCTGGTTTTGtccttttaatttcaattatatTGGAACTGATAGTTTGGAGAGATGTACAAGATTGAGAATGAGAACAGAAGGAAATTGTGAAAACTGCTGTCCGAGTTCAGTCAATGCTTTGAAATGAAATTCAGAAGCCATTGAACATTAAATATTTTACGTCATGATTTGTGAGGATAATCACCAGGATTAGTCAGAACTCAAATTATAATGAAAGTAAAAATGTTGGGCgaataataatttctttgtgCTATTTCATGCTGACCCCAAAGCTGTTATGTTCTATCATTTAAAACCTTGTATTTCCTGTGTACGTGTTTGTGTAGTTATGGCATCAGGTTTTTTTGATGCTTTTATGCAGGTCTAAAGGTAGAAGTGACTCACTGTGGGACAATGAGGAGGAAGTACCGTGTCTGTAACGTAACGAGACGACCTGCAAGTCATCAAACGTAAGAGCCTTTCTGTCAGAGCATGAAATGTGTGATAGTTTCACACTGAGTAACAGGACCTGATTATTTCGTTCATTTTGGGATGATGCTATTAGACAGATAATATTTTACTAAAATGTCTGTCTTCTCAGCTTTCCTTTACAGCTAGAAAATGGCCAGACTGTGGAGAGGACAGTAGCACAGTATTTCAGAGAGAAATACAACCTCCAGCTGAAATACCCTCACCTTCCTTGTCTGCAAGTGGGACAGGAACAAAAACACACCTACCTGCCTTTAGAAGTAAGCCTTACTCTGATAGATCAGCTGGGCTTGGGTGGGTTCTGTCAGTTTACAAAACATTAAGAATCTATGCTCTTTGCAATACAAGTGTGTTAATGGGTTTACATGTACAGAGTACATGGTTTACTCTTTAATTTCACTAAATACTGTCTGCATCCTACAGTGCTTTGAAGTGTAGAAATACAAGAAATAATGGGCAGTTGTTCAAACACATTGGGGTTCATAGTGGCAGCACAGTGTCATGTGTGTACAGTGTGGTGTGATCTGAGTATTTCTGGTGTGAATTAATGCTTCTGATTTCCCCTGCAGGTGTGTAACATCGTGGCTGGCCAGCGGTGCATCAAGAAGCTGACAGACAATCAGACATCAACCATGATAAAAGCTACAGCCAGGTCTGCCCCAGACAGGCAGGAGGAGATCAGCAGATTGGTGAGTGCCCCAGTCCCAGCTCCATGGGACACTGCTCAGTGACACTGGGCTGGATTATATTCATGCAAAACTTCCTAGTATTttcattcctccttgtcctttAACTTAATAGATTTGAACTActttttttaataggatttaTTTAAAATGGCATGCAAAGATAACATGAGTCCATAGTACAGGCTCTTGCATTATCATCTCTACATTTAATTTACTGTGAGGAAATGCtcaaaaaaatacttttgaatGAACAAACTGAAAATGAGCACTTGAGTAATGAAGGGAACAGACACCATCTCATCCATTAGATCTCATGGTAGTAATTGTTTTCATTGGGGATGGGTTGATAATATTGAGCAGTCGCATCTGAGCCTTTTTCAATGAAATTGTTTTAAGAACACATCTGCAGTGTTCCTGTTATCCTATGGTTTATTATATGGATTATAATCAGATATTTCTGTAACATGTAAATCTCTCCTAGGTGAGAAGTGCAAATTATGATGCAGATCCATTTGTCCAAGAGTTCCAGTTCAAAGTGAGGGATGAGATGGCCCATGTGACAGGACGTGTGCTCCCAGCCCCGATGCTGCAGTATGGAGGACGGGTGAGGCTTTggcttttcctctgctttccaTTTTGAGGAGTGATTTCCTGTACACTTTGACTCTACAGGGATCAGACTTTGAATGATAAACTCTTCTTTGTTCTCCTGAAACTGCAAATAGCATCGGCTGCTTCTTTTTTTAGTCACTTGAGTGTCTGTTGCTTTTGTTTCCCCAGAATCGAACCGTGGCAACACCAAGCCACGGTGTGTGGGACATGAGAGGGAAACAGTTCCACACTGGGGTGGAGATCAAGATGTGGGCCATAGCTTGCTTTGCAACGCAGAGACAGTGCAGAGAAGAAATTCTGAAGTAAGGCATGTTGTGGTTCAGGCTTTGGACTGTTCTCTTAATGGAGTGAAACACGAATGTAGGATTACAATGAGCATTTTACCTGGGTTTAATGTGAGATGTTAGGGTGGGAATCTGGGCTGGTTTGCTTACAATCAAAACACTATACTGGGTACACTGTGGGGTGTTTGTCTTGTAATATCACTGTATATAGTCCCTTCTGACACCTGAACAAAGTACTGTCTAGACTATTTTTTAGCCCATTCTGGCCTGTGGTGTTTCACAGCTGTACACCCTTCGCAtaacaaagatttttaaaatgctgctttaaAAGCTATTTGGAATCATCTTCCTTTGACGATTCTGTCCCTTTGTGCTTTGCTTATTGTGCTCTGTTGCTACTGCACAAATCCAAAAATCTCCTCATCTGCAGGGGTTTCACAGACCAGCTGCGCAAGATCTCCAAGGACGCTGGGATGcccatccagggccagccctgcttCTGCAAGTACGCCCAGGGTGCAGACAGCGTGGAGCCCATGTTCCGACACCTCAAGAACACCTATTCAGGGCTTCAGCTCATCATTGTCATCCTGCCAGGGAAGACACCTGTGTATGGTAAGGGCACACCTCTGTCTTTACCCGTTCAGTCAGGTATTATTTGGAGAAATCTGCTGCCCAGCATATGTTAAAAATTACTCAGAACCGTCCTTTAGGTATTAGACACCACTGTTTTGTATCTGAAGATAAATTGGAAGCAGGTCTGAGTATGCAGCTAAGTTAGAAGTTACTGCACAGTATGTGCACTAGAATTATTGTGTCTTATCTGAGATCAAAATGCAGCAATAACCTCAAAAGGACTCAAGCTGTCTCCTTGTGTTTGCTTCCCAGCGGAGGTGAAGCGCGTGGGAGACACGCTGTTGGGAATGGCCACACAGTGTGTTCAGGTCAAGAACGTCATTAAAACATCTCCACAGACCCTCTCAAATCTGTGCCTGAAGATTAATGTTAAACTAGGAGGAATCAACAACATCCTTGTACCTCATCAACGGTAAGACTCTGGAGATTGCGTTGGGTTTTCTTTTGACAGATATGGTTACGTTTGCTTCTTAGCACCCAAAATTTAAATGTGGCcaagttttaaattaaaacagtcTTTTGATAATAGTATGTGGTATTTGAAGTAGAATTAAATTCGTTCCAGCACAGGCTCAGAGTGGTGCTTGGCCTGTGCAGTAGGTCTTCAGCCAAGGTTCTTGTCAAAGGTTTGATCAGTATCAAAGTTGAAATGCGGAACAGTTGtgtgaggaaaaatattttaaaggcagTATAAGAGCATCCTGCTGCTCAAGTCCTGCAGAACAGTATAATGTGTGTGCTGGTGCTGTAGCTCAGTGGGGCTCAGGGGACCCCCAGGCTCACATGGGGCCTCTGaagcccctggctgtgccactcCAGtggagccctggggctgctccccaccAGTCATGCCCCAGTTCTGGCAGTGTGTTTGCAGTgtgttttgggctctgctggggaggGTTCCAAGTTCACCTCTTGTGCACAAAGATCCCATTGTTGAGCCTTGGCCCGGGTACCTGATAAGGCTGAGACAGAAACAACCCCCACGGTGAGCGATGACCTTGTGGCAGCTCTTCAGCTACGAGTGTGACTtagcacttttttctttttgaagacCTTCTGTGTTCCAGCAGCCAGTGATCTTTTTGGGAGCTGATGTCACTCACCCTCCAGCTGGAGATGGAAAGAAGCCTTCCATTGCTGCTGTAAGTTTTATTAAATTTACATGGTGTTTTTTCATTGTGGGTAAATGTTAGAATAGTAAGTGCAACTTATGGGCTATGTCCATATCAAATATCTTTCAGGGCTTATGCCAGTTCTTTGTACACAGTCCCAATGATATTAAAAATCatgtatttaaaagaaaaaaactgccTTATACTTCAGAGTGGTTCCTTAgctctttaatttttaaatcaagGTAAAATGACATTGTTAAATAAtatatttctgcagaaatattCTCAAGGAAATAATACAGCTTGGTGACATTAGCTATGGGAATAAATCACACAGgactccattttcttcatggtgGAAAAAGCCCATTCTGTATTCACATAAATAGCTAGCCTGCCTTAGAAGAAATGACAGGCCAGccagagcaggcctgattttatGAGGCCTTTCTTTATGGTTTTTCTTCCTTACTGCAACAGTTAGCTAGTAACATTTTTTGGTTCTTTAAAGGAGAAAAGCGTCATTAAAGGCCTGATTTGGCAGAAATGTTTTGACATTTCTTACCTTTTGTGTTGGTACAGTCCAGGAACTCAAGGTGGTGATTGGAGGCTTGGTCAGTCCTCTCCTACTTCGTCCCCTTGGTATCTTAGTTGTCATTGATTGCAGGAAACTGCATCTGTGTTTAAAGTAACTAAGGGAAGCTGAGGTTTTTCTCAGTGTTAAAGGTGAGAAAACGTCACAGAAAAATGTCTCTGGATTATAAAAAT encodes:
- the LOC129129993 gene encoding protein argonaute-3 isoform X2, with the translated sequence MWKMMLNIDVSATAFYKAQPVIQFMCEVLDIHNIDEQPRPLTDSHRVKFTKEIKGLKVEVTHCGTMRRKYRVCNVTRRPASHQTFPLQLENGQTVERTVAQYFREKYNLQLKYPHLPCLQVGQEQKHTYLPLEVCNIVAGQRCIKKLTDNQTSTMIKATARSAPDRQEEISRLVRSANYDADPFVQEFQFKVRDEMAHVTGRVLPAPMLQYGGRNRTVATPSHGVWDMRGKQFHTGVEIKMWAIACFATQRQCREEILKGFTDQLRKISKDAGMPIQGQPCFCKYAQGADSVEPMFRHLKNTYSGLQLIIVILPGKTPVYAEVKRVGDTLLGMATQCVQVKNVIKTSPQTLSNLCLKINVKLGGINNILVPHQRPSVFQQPVIFLGADVTHPPAGDGKKPSIAAVVGSMDAHPSRYCATVRVQRPRQEIIQDLASMVRELLIQFYKSTRFKPTRIIFYRDGVSEGQFRQVLYYELLAIREACISLEKDYQPGITYIVVQKRHHTRLFCADRTERVGRSGNIPAGTTVDTDITHPYEFDFYLCSHAGIQGTSRPSHYHVLWDDNCFTADELQLLTYQLCHTYVRCTRSVSIPAPAYYAHLVAFRARYHLVDKEHDSAEGSHVSGQSNGRDPQALAKAVQIHQDTLRTMYFA